The following are encoded together in the Oreochromis niloticus isolate F11D_XX linkage group LG12, O_niloticus_UMD_NMBU, whole genome shotgun sequence genome:
- the snrnp27 gene encoding U4/U6.U5 small nuclear ribonucleoprotein 27 kDa protein isoform X2, which produces MGRSRSRTPPRRERRRSRSTSRERERRRRERDRSRSRDRDRDRRRSRSRSPHRRRSRSPRRHRSSSLSPSRQKERRDDERKDSKEKTAKPIQISAEDMQGKTEEEIEMMKLMGFGSFDTSKVRVVLCVMQPQGGAVYF; this is translated from the exons ATGGGTAGGAGCAGGAGTCGAACTCCTCCAAGACGAG aaaGAAGACGTTCCCGCTCAACTTCtagagagcgtgagcgaagacGAAGGGAGCGGGATCGCTCTCGCTCTCGAGATCGGGACCGGGACCGTCGCAGGAGTCGCTCACGGTCTCCTCACAGGAGACGCTCAAG GTCTCCCCGACGTCATCgatcctcctccctctctccttcgAGACAAAAGGAGAGACGAGATGATGAGCGCAAAGACTCAAAGGAAAAGACGGCAAAGCCCATTCAGATCTCAG cGGAGGACATGCAGGGCAAAACGGAGGAGGAGATTGAGATGATGAAGCTTATGGGATTTGGTTCCTTTGATACCAGCAAGGTGAGAGTTGTTCTATGTGTTATGCAGCCACAAGGGGGTGCAGTTTATTTCTAA
- the add2 gene encoding beta-adducin isoform X1, with protein sequence MSKSPTPKGTPVQRSPSDGVSEGLQSPQHSTPSIGPQQKKRISSLLQSPSFREELDMLIQEQMKKGGSSSNLWALRQLADFMASHGSPASLPVSPSNMMMVTPINDLHGWEPGSMVKGERLMRCKLASTHRLFDLFGWAQIGRTCLTLRVSKEQEHFLVLPDGLAYSEVTGSSLVKVNILGEVVEKGSTNLGVDTEKFSLHSAIYSARPDVRCLFHLHTPATAAVSAMKSGLLPLSHEALLVGDVAYYDYNGVMEDEEDRVELQKSLGPTCKVLVLRNHGIVALGESVEEAFYTIYHIQAACQIQVSALCCAGGEQNLIMLDRTIHKPTPAGTVGWAGSTFGPLHKSRVGEHEFEALMRTLDNLGYRTGYAYRFPVLLERTRTRREVEVPATVTAFHQFDDDGVHPALRQHPFAQRQQQERTRWLNTPNTYQKVSQEQASPGHQRTTWLKTEEVTQAGSTAIKIENPNQFVPLFTNPQEVIETRNKIRQQNRQDMKTAGPQSQVLASVITEDSPPSPVSPPKVPPEPEPPNPFNELTDQELEEYRKEVQRKQDGGTNEETKTDSPAIQNGGEEEKQTTEELEKGMKALSTNDTSTPAAPPAKPQGGTPEGSPSKSPSKKKKKFKPPSFLKKSKKQKEKAET encoded by the exons ATGAGCAAGTCTCCCACCCCAAAGGGCACCCCGGTGCAGCGCAGTCCCAGTGATGGAGTGTCTGAGGGCCTCCAGTCTCCCCAGCACTCCACCCCCAGCATCGGGCCACAACAAAAGAAACGCATCTCCAGCCTCCTTCAGAGTCCG TCATTTAGAGAGGAGCTGGATATGCTGATCCAGGAACAGATGAAGAAGGGTGGCAGCTCATCCAATCTATGGGCACTGAGGCAGCTGGCTGATTTCATGGCCTCACATGGCTCTCCGGCTTCCCTGCCCGTCTCCCCATCAA ACATGATGATGGTGACACCCATCAATGACCTGCATGGCTGGGAGCCCGGCAGCATGGTGAAGGGGGAGAGGTTGATGCGCTGCAAGCTGGCCAGCACACATCGCCTGTTCGACCTCTTTGGCTGGGCCCAGATCGGCCGCACCTGTCTCACA CTGCGTGTGAGTAAAGAACAGGAACACTTCCTTGTGCTTCCAGATGGACTGGCCTATAGTGAGGTGACTGGATCCAGTCTG GTAAAGGTGAATATCCTGGGCGAAGTGGTGGAGAAGGGGAGCACCAACCTGGGAGTGGACACTGAAAAGTTCAGCCTGCACTCTGCCATCTACTCGGCCAGGCCAGATGTTCGCTGTCTGTTTCACCTCCACACACCGGCTACGGCAGCA GTTTCAGCTATGAAGTCTGGCCTCCTGCCACTGTCCCATGAGGCACTGCTGGTTGGGGACGTAGCCTATTATGACTACAATGGAGTTATGGAGGACGAGGAGGACCGAGTGGAGCTACAGAAGAGCTTAGGACCTACCTGTAAG GTTCTGGTGCTGAGGAATCATGGCATAGTGGCTCTGGGGGAGTCTGTGGAGGAGGCCTTCTACACCATCTACCACATCCAGGCTGCCTGCCAGATCCAG GTGTCGGCGTTGTGTTGTGCTGGTGGAGAACAGAACCTGATTATGCTGGACCGTACCATCCACAAACCCACTCCAGCCGGCACGGTCGGCTGGGCTGGCTCCACCTTCGGACCTCTGCATAAGAGCCGCGTTGGGGAGCACGAGTTTGAAGCCCTCATGAGAACTCTGGATAACCTG GGCTACCGCACTGGCTATGCCTACCGCTTCCCTGTACTTCTAGAGCGAACGCGAACACGGAGAGAGGTGGAGGTACCGGCGACCGTTACGGCCTTCCACCAATTTGATGACGATGGCGTCCACCCAGCGCTGAGGCAGCATCCTTTTGCCCAGCGCCAGCAGCAGGAGAGGACCCGATGGCTCAACACCCCCAACACGTACCAGAAAGTCAGCCAGGAACAAGCCAGCCCGGGACACCAGCGCACTACT TGGTTGAAGACAGAAGAGGTGACACAAGCTGGCAGCACAGCCATCAAGATAGAGAACCCAAACCAGTTTGTGCCTCTGTTCACCAATCCTCAAGAGGTGATCGAGACCCGAAATAAG ATTCGACAGCAGAATCGTCAGGACATGAAAACAGCCGGACCGCAGTCTCAAGTCCTCGCCAGTGTTATAACAGAAGATAGTCCTCCG TCCCCTGTCAGTCCACCTAAAGTCCCACCAGAGCCAGAACCTCCAAACCCCTTTAACGAGCTGACAGACCAGGAGCTGGAGGAGTACCGCAAGGAGGTGCAGAGGAAGCAGGATGGAGGAACCAATG AGGAGACAAAGACCGACTCTCCGGCCATTCAGAACGGAGGCGAGGAGGAGAAGCAGACGACAGAGGAATTAGAGAAAGGGATGAAGGCCCTTTCAACCAACGACACCTCCACGCCCGCCGCCCCGCCTGCCAAACCGCAGGGCGGCACCCCAGAGGGCTCACCCTCCAAGTCTCCGtccaagaagaaaaagaagttcAAGCCTCCGTCGTTCCTCAAAAAGAGCAAGAAGCAGAAAGAGAAGGCAGAGACCTGA
- the snrnp27 gene encoding U4/U6.U5 small nuclear ribonucleoprotein 27 kDa protein isoform X1 gives MGRSRSRTPPRRERRRSRSTSRERERRRRERDRSRSRDRDRDRRRSRSRSPHRRRSRSPRRHRSSSLSPSRQKERRDDERKDSKEKTAKPIQISAEDMQGKTEEEIEMMKLMGFGSFDTSKGKKTDGSSNAYAVNVTMKRKYRQYMNRKGGFNRPLDFIA, from the exons ATGGGTAGGAGCAGGAGTCGAACTCCTCCAAGACGAG aaaGAAGACGTTCCCGCTCAACTTCtagagagcgtgagcgaagacGAAGGGAGCGGGATCGCTCTCGCTCTCGAGATCGGGACCGGGACCGTCGCAGGAGTCGCTCACGGTCTCCTCACAGGAGACGCTCAAG GTCTCCCCGACGTCATCgatcctcctccctctctccttcgAGACAAAAGGAGAGACGAGATGATGAGCGCAAAGACTCAAAGGAAAAGACGGCAAAGCCCATTCAGATCTCAG cGGAGGACATGCAGGGCAAAACGGAGGAGGAGATTGAGATGATGAAGCTTATGGGATTTGGTTCCTTTGATACCAGCAAG GGGAAGAAGACCGATGGCTCAAGTAACGCGTATGCCGTCAATGTGACCATGAAGAGAAAATACAG gCAGTACATGAACAGAAAAGGTGGATTTAACAGGCCGCTGGACTTCATTGCTTGA
- the add2 gene encoding beta-adducin isoform X3 codes for MSKSPTPKGTPVQRSPSDGVSEGLQSPQHSTPSIGPQQKKRISSLLQSPSFREELDMLIQEQMKKGGSSSNLWALRQLADFMASHGSPASLPVSPSNMMMVTPINDLHGWEPGSMVKGERLMRCKLASTHRLFDLFGWAQIGRTCLTLRVSKEQEHFLVLPDGLAYSEVTGSSLVKVNILGEVVEKGSTNLGVDTEKFSLHSAIYSARPDVRCLFHLHTPATAAVSAMKSGLLPLSHEALLVGDVAYYDYNGVMEDEEDRVELQKSLGPTCKVLVLRNHGIVALGESVEEAFYTIYHIQAACQIQVSALCCAGGEQNLIMLDRTIHKPTPAGTVGWAGSTFGPLHKSRVGEHEFEALMRTLDNLGYRTGYAYRFPVLLERTRTRREVEVPATVTAFHQFDDDGVHPALRQHPFAQRQQQERTRWLNTPNTYQKVSQEQASPGHQRTTWLKTEEVTQAGSTAIKIENPNQFVPLFTNPQEVIETRNKIRQQNRQDMKTAGPQSQVLASVITEDSPPSPVSPPKVPPEPEPPNPFNELTDQELEEYRKEVQRKQDGGTNGHTSGALVLSR; via the exons ATGAGCAAGTCTCCCACCCCAAAGGGCACCCCGGTGCAGCGCAGTCCCAGTGATGGAGTGTCTGAGGGCCTCCAGTCTCCCCAGCACTCCACCCCCAGCATCGGGCCACAACAAAAGAAACGCATCTCCAGCCTCCTTCAGAGTCCG TCATTTAGAGAGGAGCTGGATATGCTGATCCAGGAACAGATGAAGAAGGGTGGCAGCTCATCCAATCTATGGGCACTGAGGCAGCTGGCTGATTTCATGGCCTCACATGGCTCTCCGGCTTCCCTGCCCGTCTCCCCATCAA ACATGATGATGGTGACACCCATCAATGACCTGCATGGCTGGGAGCCCGGCAGCATGGTGAAGGGGGAGAGGTTGATGCGCTGCAAGCTGGCCAGCACACATCGCCTGTTCGACCTCTTTGGCTGGGCCCAGATCGGCCGCACCTGTCTCACA CTGCGTGTGAGTAAAGAACAGGAACACTTCCTTGTGCTTCCAGATGGACTGGCCTATAGTGAGGTGACTGGATCCAGTCTG GTAAAGGTGAATATCCTGGGCGAAGTGGTGGAGAAGGGGAGCACCAACCTGGGAGTGGACACTGAAAAGTTCAGCCTGCACTCTGCCATCTACTCGGCCAGGCCAGATGTTCGCTGTCTGTTTCACCTCCACACACCGGCTACGGCAGCA GTTTCAGCTATGAAGTCTGGCCTCCTGCCACTGTCCCATGAGGCACTGCTGGTTGGGGACGTAGCCTATTATGACTACAATGGAGTTATGGAGGACGAGGAGGACCGAGTGGAGCTACAGAAGAGCTTAGGACCTACCTGTAAG GTTCTGGTGCTGAGGAATCATGGCATAGTGGCTCTGGGGGAGTCTGTGGAGGAGGCCTTCTACACCATCTACCACATCCAGGCTGCCTGCCAGATCCAG GTGTCGGCGTTGTGTTGTGCTGGTGGAGAACAGAACCTGATTATGCTGGACCGTACCATCCACAAACCCACTCCAGCCGGCACGGTCGGCTGGGCTGGCTCCACCTTCGGACCTCTGCATAAGAGCCGCGTTGGGGAGCACGAGTTTGAAGCCCTCATGAGAACTCTGGATAACCTG GGCTACCGCACTGGCTATGCCTACCGCTTCCCTGTACTTCTAGAGCGAACGCGAACACGGAGAGAGGTGGAGGTACCGGCGACCGTTACGGCCTTCCACCAATTTGATGACGATGGCGTCCACCCAGCGCTGAGGCAGCATCCTTTTGCCCAGCGCCAGCAGCAGGAGAGGACCCGATGGCTCAACACCCCCAACACGTACCAGAAAGTCAGCCAGGAACAAGCCAGCCCGGGACACCAGCGCACTACT TGGTTGAAGACAGAAGAGGTGACACAAGCTGGCAGCACAGCCATCAAGATAGAGAACCCAAACCAGTTTGTGCCTCTGTTCACCAATCCTCAAGAGGTGATCGAGACCCGAAATAAG ATTCGACAGCAGAATCGTCAGGACATGAAAACAGCCGGACCGCAGTCTCAAGTCCTCGCCAGTGTTATAACAGAAGATAGTCCTCCG TCCCCTGTCAGTCCACCTAAAGTCCCACCAGAGCCAGAACCTCCAAACCCCTTTAACGAGCTGACAGACCAGGAGCTGGAGGAGTACCGCAAGGAGGTGCAGAGGAAGCAGGATGGAGGAACCAATG GGCACACCTCTGGTGCTTTGGTCTTGTCTCGCTA A
- the add2 gene encoding beta-adducin isoform X2: MSKSPTPKGTPVQRSPSDGVSEGLQSPQHSTPSIGPQQKKRISSLLQSPSFREELDMLIQEQMKKGGSSSNLWALRQLADFMASHGSPASLPVSPSNMMMVTPINDLHGWEPGSMVKGERLMRCKLASTHRLFDLFGWAQIGRTCLTLRVSKEQEHFLVLPDGLAYSEVTGSSLVKVNILGEVVEKGSTNLGVDTEKFSLHSAIYSARPDVRCLFHLHTPATAAVSAMKSGLLPLSHEALLVGDVAYYDYNGVMEDEEDRVELQKSLGPTCKVLVLRNHGIVALGESVEEAFYTIYHIQAACQIQVSALCCAGGEQNLIMLDRTIHKPTPAGTVGWAGSTFGPLHKSRVGEHEFEALMRTLDNLGYRTGYAYRFPVLLERTRTRREVEVPATVTAFHQFDDDGVHPALRQHPFAQRQQQERTRWLNTPNTYQKVSQEQASPGHQRTTWLKTEEVTQAGSTAIKIENPNQFVPLFTNPQEVIETRNKIRQQNRQDMKTAGPQSQVLASVITEDSPPSPVSPPKVPPEPEPPNPFNELTDQELEEYRKEVQRKQDGGTNEEEVANDKESSPATSPTKGPPPATLLSQRRQRPTLRPFRTEARRRSRRQRN; this comes from the exons ATGAGCAAGTCTCCCACCCCAAAGGGCACCCCGGTGCAGCGCAGTCCCAGTGATGGAGTGTCTGAGGGCCTCCAGTCTCCCCAGCACTCCACCCCCAGCATCGGGCCACAACAAAAGAAACGCATCTCCAGCCTCCTTCAGAGTCCG TCATTTAGAGAGGAGCTGGATATGCTGATCCAGGAACAGATGAAGAAGGGTGGCAGCTCATCCAATCTATGGGCACTGAGGCAGCTGGCTGATTTCATGGCCTCACATGGCTCTCCGGCTTCCCTGCCCGTCTCCCCATCAA ACATGATGATGGTGACACCCATCAATGACCTGCATGGCTGGGAGCCCGGCAGCATGGTGAAGGGGGAGAGGTTGATGCGCTGCAAGCTGGCCAGCACACATCGCCTGTTCGACCTCTTTGGCTGGGCCCAGATCGGCCGCACCTGTCTCACA CTGCGTGTGAGTAAAGAACAGGAACACTTCCTTGTGCTTCCAGATGGACTGGCCTATAGTGAGGTGACTGGATCCAGTCTG GTAAAGGTGAATATCCTGGGCGAAGTGGTGGAGAAGGGGAGCACCAACCTGGGAGTGGACACTGAAAAGTTCAGCCTGCACTCTGCCATCTACTCGGCCAGGCCAGATGTTCGCTGTCTGTTTCACCTCCACACACCGGCTACGGCAGCA GTTTCAGCTATGAAGTCTGGCCTCCTGCCACTGTCCCATGAGGCACTGCTGGTTGGGGACGTAGCCTATTATGACTACAATGGAGTTATGGAGGACGAGGAGGACCGAGTGGAGCTACAGAAGAGCTTAGGACCTACCTGTAAG GTTCTGGTGCTGAGGAATCATGGCATAGTGGCTCTGGGGGAGTCTGTGGAGGAGGCCTTCTACACCATCTACCACATCCAGGCTGCCTGCCAGATCCAG GTGTCGGCGTTGTGTTGTGCTGGTGGAGAACAGAACCTGATTATGCTGGACCGTACCATCCACAAACCCACTCCAGCCGGCACGGTCGGCTGGGCTGGCTCCACCTTCGGACCTCTGCATAAGAGCCGCGTTGGGGAGCACGAGTTTGAAGCCCTCATGAGAACTCTGGATAACCTG GGCTACCGCACTGGCTATGCCTACCGCTTCCCTGTACTTCTAGAGCGAACGCGAACACGGAGAGAGGTGGAGGTACCGGCGACCGTTACGGCCTTCCACCAATTTGATGACGATGGCGTCCACCCAGCGCTGAGGCAGCATCCTTTTGCCCAGCGCCAGCAGCAGGAGAGGACCCGATGGCTCAACACCCCCAACACGTACCAGAAAGTCAGCCAGGAACAAGCCAGCCCGGGACACCAGCGCACTACT TGGTTGAAGACAGAAGAGGTGACACAAGCTGGCAGCACAGCCATCAAGATAGAGAACCCAAACCAGTTTGTGCCTCTGTTCACCAATCCTCAAGAGGTGATCGAGACCCGAAATAAG ATTCGACAGCAGAATCGTCAGGACATGAAAACAGCCGGACCGCAGTCTCAAGTCCTCGCCAGTGTTATAACAGAAGATAGTCCTCCG TCCCCTGTCAGTCCACCTAAAGTCCCACCAGAGCCAGAACCTCCAAACCCCTTTAACGAGCTGACAGACCAGGAGCTGGAGGAGTACCGCAAGGAGGTGCAGAGGAAGCAGGATGGAGGAACCAATG aggaggaggtggcAAATGATAAGGAGTCTTCCCCCGCTACGTCCCCCACAAAGGGCCCTCCTCCAGCCACCCTCCTCTCTCAG AGGAGACAAAGACCGACTCTCCGGCCATTCAGAACGGAGGCGAGGAGGAGAAGCAGACGACAGAGGAATTAG